Proteins from a genomic interval of Hydrogenophaga sp. PAMC20947:
- a CDS encoding DsbA family protein yields MVKQVSYLMDPLCGWCYGASPALRAFRADPGLQITIAPTGLFAGDGGRPMSAAFASFAWTNDQRIANLTGQRFAEAYRTQLLNDHSKRFDSGPATLALTAVQLTEPERELDALSAFQLARYVDGRDTADLVVLAAILGELGLDAAAARLLTGDDALIGASRKRMSSARREMATFGVQGVPNLIVSDGETRRLVSGDALYGDPEPLLASLRVA; encoded by the coding sequence ATGGTGAAACAGGTCAGCTACCTGATGGACCCGCTGTGCGGTTGGTGCTACGGCGCTTCGCCTGCGCTGCGGGCCTTTCGGGCCGATCCCGGCCTGCAGATCACCATCGCACCCACAGGCCTGTTCGCCGGCGACGGCGGCCGGCCCATGAGCGCGGCATTCGCGAGCTTCGCCTGGACCAACGACCAGCGCATCGCCAACCTCACCGGCCAGCGCTTCGCCGAGGCCTACCGAACGCAATTGCTCAACGACCACAGCAAGCGATTCGATTCCGGCCCTGCCACGCTGGCGCTCACCGCCGTTCAACTGACCGAGCCTGAGCGAGAACTCGACGCCCTGAGCGCCTTCCAGCTCGCCCGCTATGTGGACGGTCGCGACACCGCCGACCTGGTCGTGCTGGCGGCAATCCTGGGCGAACTGGGACTGGATGCAGCTGCCGCTCGCCTGCTGACGGGCGACGATGCGCTGATCGGCGCCAGCCGCAAACGCATGTCCAGCGCCCGGCGCGAAATGGCCACTTTCGGCGTGCAAGGCGTGCCCAACCTCATCGTGTCGGACGGCGAAACCCGGCGGCTGGTGTCCGGCGATGCGTTGTACGGAGACCCCGAGCCGCTGCTGGCCAGCTTGCGTGTGGCCTAG
- a CDS encoding VanZ family protein, translated as MKSPTKLLLVAMVMWIGYQIVQWPSMRVLYSAEDKWAHGAAFFAVWFALRWATTWRPGTLALVSAALGGAVEVHQMFLPGFSPSWADWGADLLGIALAWALAAAFLRRPLQVNG; from the coding sequence ATGAAATCGCCCACCAAACTGCTGCTGGTCGCCATGGTCATGTGGATTGGCTACCAGATCGTGCAATGGCCTTCGATGCGCGTGCTCTACAGCGCCGAAGACAAATGGGCGCATGGTGCCGCATTTTTCGCCGTCTGGTTCGCGCTGCGGTGGGCCACCACCTGGCGCCCCGGCACACTGGCGCTGGTCAGCGCCGCTCTGGGTGGCGCTGTCGAAGTGCACCAGATGTTCCTGCCCGGCTTCAGCCCCAGCTGGGCCGACTGGGGCGCCGATTTGCTGGGCATCGCCCTCGCTTGGGCGCTCGCTGCTGCCTTCTTGCGAAGGCCTTTGCAGGTGAACGGCTGA
- a CDS encoding nucleotidyltransferase family protein: MPIFDVAPLSPQAFVSLAMDNPINAELLCRLSRLGLPQCHLTAGCLFQALWNHRSGRAVDWGVKDYDVFYFDDTDVSWEAEDRVIRAVSAMTHDLGVEVEVKNQARVHLWYRDRFQADYPRLISAQEGIDRYLVACTCVGIDVSTGALYVPYGLGALNEGVLRMNPKLPYPRMFLAKALSYQQRWPWLRCALPEEA, encoded by the coding sequence ATGCCCATTTTTGATGTCGCGCCCCTCAGCCCCCAGGCCTTCGTTTCCCTGGCCATGGACAACCCGATCAATGCCGAGCTGTTGTGCCGCTTGTCGAGGTTGGGCCTGCCGCAATGCCACCTCACCGCCGGGTGCCTGTTTCAGGCGCTGTGGAACCACCGGTCGGGCAGGGCCGTGGACTGGGGCGTCAAGGACTACGACGTTTTCTATTTTGATGACACCGATGTGTCCTGGGAGGCGGAAGACCGCGTGATCCGGGCCGTGAGCGCCATGACCCACGACTTGGGCGTTGAGGTGGAGGTGAAGAACCAGGCGCGGGTGCACCTCTGGTACCGAGACCGTTTTCAGGCCGACTACCCTCGGTTGATCAGCGCGCAAGAGGGCATCGACCGCTATTTGGTGGCCTGCACCTGTGTGGGCATCGATGTGTCCACGGGAGCGCTGTATGTCCCGTACGGTCTGGGGGCGTTGAATGAAGGTGTGCTGCGCATGAATCCGAAGCTTCCCTATCCCCGTATGTTTCTCGCAAAGGCACTTAGCTACCAGCAACGCTGGCCTTGGTTGCGCTGTGCACTGCCAGAGGAAGCGTGA
- a CDS encoding metal-dependent hydrolase: MATYFHFAPAVALAVAAGTRTVGWRLMLLGAVCAVVPDADFLLVWLRFDPYSGTYGHRGFTHSLGFALVMGLIAALWRRPAPYSWHQRGLAGLYLALCTASHPLLDGLLDAGICNAWLWPLDGTRHCLGWRPIPMQHVALWGWVRLGTEMLWIGVPLVLLANGGMALRALHRRWRAPIRLVSQPVATGVKSVGFGIRPNLPDVRETRFFRERKETNRRLQRRRRVEAMDWLGRELRTRRISQGAGAAWDE, translated from the coding sequence ATGGCAACCTACTTTCACTTCGCCCCTGCTGTGGCGCTGGCCGTCGCGGCGGGCACGCGGACCGTGGGTTGGCGGCTCATGCTGCTGGGCGCGGTTTGCGCGGTGGTGCCCGATGCCGATTTCTTGCTGGTCTGGCTGCGCTTTGACCCATACAGCGGAACCTACGGGCATCGGGGATTCACCCATTCACTGGGGTTTGCCCTGGTGATGGGCCTGATCGCAGCCCTGTGGCGCAGGCCTGCCCCTTATTCCTGGCACCAGCGCGGCTTGGCGGGCCTCTATCTGGCCTTGTGCACCGCATCTCACCCGCTGCTCGATGGCTTGCTGGATGCCGGTATCTGCAATGCGTGGTTGTGGCCGCTGGATGGCACGCGCCATTGCCTGGGGTGGCGACCCATTCCCATGCAGCATGTGGCCCTTTGGGGGTGGGTACGCCTGGGCACTGAAATGCTCTGGATAGGGGTGCCACTGGTGTTGCTGGCCAATGGGGGCATGGCGTTGAGGGCGTTGCACCGCCGGTGGCGGGCGCCCATCCGCCTGGTTTCGCAACCGGTGGCAACCGGTGTGAAATCCGTGGGATTTGGAATTCGTCCCAACTTGCCCGACGTGCGTGAGACCCGTTTTTTCAGGGAGCGCAAGGAGACCAACAGGCGTTTGCAACGGCGCAGACGTGTGGAAGCCATGGACTGGTTGGGCCGCGAGTTGCGGACTCGGCGAATCTCGCAAGGGGCAGGCGCGGCTTGGGACGAATGA
- the creD gene encoding cell envelope integrity protein CreD: MNKYPLLSKTLVIGFLMMLLTIPLMLVRDVIEERSANRRFAAAEVARASAGEQTVVGPVLMVPFIETFPVTVAVAGSKGQTRVEMRQSARTAVVFSDQLNLQSQLDTEVRWRGIFPVTVFNSVHQGKGRFTWEAPKPERKDGQIKLGEPLVLMGVSDARGLLSAPQITLGELNLAFAQAPAGAQAPLPLAATLPVSALQAGAKLDFDLKLELAGTGRMGWVPLADENTVSLKSPWPHPSFAGSFLPRTREVSDAGFSATWSVPALSSQAQAQFLKGLGQSSSDTAHNDSGRSGYGDAGGVSSGNNRYGDLEQFSVSLDDPVDVYRLTERATKYGMMFIVLTFAAFFVLEMVKRWRIHPMQYLMIGAALVLFFLLLLSLSEHLSFAAAYALASAGCITLLSHYLRHVLGSWRAGLGMSGMLVALYGVLYGILISEDNALMMGSLLLFGVLAAIMVATRKLDWYGVMGAGDKPLPGGNAMPLAPTATLA; encoded by the coding sequence TTGAACAAATATCCCTTGCTGAGCAAAACCCTGGTCATCGGTTTCCTGATGATGCTGTTGACCATTCCATTGATGTTGGTGCGCGATGTGATCGAGGAGCGCAGCGCGAACCGGCGGTTCGCTGCGGCCGAGGTTGCGCGGGCATCGGCCGGTGAACAAACGGTGGTTGGGCCGGTGCTGATGGTGCCGTTCATCGAGACGTTTCCCGTCACAGTGGCGGTCGCTGGAAGCAAAGGCCAGACCCGCGTTGAAATGCGCCAGTCGGCTCGCACTGCGGTGGTGTTTTCCGACCAGCTGAACCTGCAAAGCCAGCTGGACACAGAGGTGCGCTGGCGCGGCATCTTTCCGGTCACGGTGTTCAACAGCGTGCACCAGGGAAAGGGCCGCTTCACCTGGGAAGCGCCCAAGCCTGAGCGAAAAGACGGCCAGATCAAGCTGGGTGAGCCGCTGGTTTTGATGGGGGTGAGCGATGCGCGCGGGCTGCTGAGTGCACCGCAAATCACCTTGGGAGAACTCAACCTGGCCTTTGCCCAGGCGCCTGCCGGTGCCCAAGCGCCACTGCCATTGGCGGCTACGCTCCCGGTGTCGGCGCTGCAGGCGGGGGCCAAGCTGGACTTTGATCTGAAGCTGGAGCTGGCCGGGACCGGCCGCATGGGCTGGGTGCCACTGGCCGATGAAAACACGGTGAGCCTGAAGTCGCCCTGGCCCCACCCGAGCTTTGCGGGCAGTTTTCTTCCCCGTACCCGTGAGGTGAGCGACGCCGGCTTCAGCGCCACCTGGAGCGTGCCGGCGTTGTCCTCGCAGGCACAGGCCCAGTTTTTGAAAGGGCTGGGCCAATCGTCGAGCGACACGGCCCACAACGACAGCGGCCGTTCCGGCTACGGCGATGCCGGCGGCGTGTCATCGGGCAACAACCGCTACGGTGATCTGGAGCAGTTTTCCGTGTCGCTGGACGATCCTGTGGATGTGTACCGGCTCACGGAGCGCGCCACCAAGTACGGAATGATGTTCATCGTGCTCACGTTTGCGGCCTTCTTTGTGCTAGAGATGGTCAAGCGCTGGCGCATCCACCCCATGCAGTACCTGATGATCGGCGCGGCGCTGGTGCTGTTTTTCCTGCTGCTGCTGTCGTTGTCGGAGCACCTGTCGTTTGCGGCCGCCTATGCCCTGGCCAGCGCGGGTTGCATAACGCTGCTGAGCCACTATCTGCGCCACGTGCTGGGCAGCTGGCGTGCGGGGCTGGGCATGAGCGGGATGTTGGTCGCGCTGTACGGCGTGCTCTACGGCATCCTGATCTCTGAAGACAACGCTTTGATGATGGGCTCGTTGCTGCTGTTTGGTGTGCTCGCTGCGATCATGGTGGCCACGCGCAAGCTCGACTGGTATGGGGTGATGGGGGCGGGTGACAAGCCTCTGCCGGGTGGCAATGCCATGCCCCTGGCGCCCACGGCCACGTTGGCCTGA
- the creC gene encoding two-component system sensor histidine kinase CreC — protein sequence MRIALRLMLGFFLVLGLALFVVLRVFLGEVEPGTRLAMEDSLVDAAYAYAQLAEPDMKAGVIASGGFAQAMVAYRKAKPGAVLWGFRKDQVDTRITITDAQGRVVFDTSGVAVGQDHSRWNDVFKTLRGEYGARSSVEDPQDPNSTVMHVAAPIRDGERIIGVLTVSRPNQLLDPYIERSRQRILLWSWGLLGVSLLMGLLFSWWMASSLSRLRSYANAVAEGERAELPRMGQLSGHTEFHDLAQAVERMRLKLEDKAYVESYVHTLTHELKSPLAAIRGASELLQEPMAEADQRRFAGHIQRQTERLQHLIDKLLGLADVEQMRRLTVHDPVDLGALTQELVQAAEARLRLKGLTARLDVGADVVVSGDRFLMQQALQNLLDNAIEFSPNGGELVVTVGLDAAGGFVVWSVLDQGPGVPDYAIHRIFERFYSLPRGDHQDKSSGLGLCLVKEVAELHGGTVSVHNAEAADGCVASVHWPLGT from the coding sequence ATGCGCATTGCTCTGCGGTTGATGCTGGGTTTTTTCCTTGTTTTGGGGTTGGCGCTCTTCGTGGTGTTGCGCGTGTTCCTGGGTGAGGTGGAGCCGGGCACTCGACTGGCCATGGAAGACAGTCTGGTGGACGCGGCCTATGCCTATGCGCAGCTGGCCGAGCCCGACATGAAGGCCGGTGTGATCGCCAGCGGCGGATTTGCGCAGGCCATGGTGGCTTACCGCAAGGCCAAGCCGGGCGCGGTGCTCTGGGGTTTTCGCAAAGATCAGGTGGACACCCGCATCACCATCACCGATGCCCAAGGCAGGGTGGTGTTTGACACCAGTGGTGTGGCCGTGGGGCAAGACCATTCGCGCTGGAATGATGTGTTCAAGACGCTGCGCGGTGAGTACGGCGCGCGCTCCAGCGTGGAAGACCCCCAAGACCCGAACAGCACCGTGATGCACGTGGCCGCGCCCATTCGCGACGGCGAACGCATCATCGGTGTGCTCACCGTGTCACGGCCCAACCAGCTGCTGGACCCCTACATCGAGCGCAGCCGTCAGCGCATCTTGTTGTGGTCATGGGGTTTGCTGGGGGTGTCCTTGTTGATGGGGCTGCTGTTCAGCTGGTGGATGGCGAGCTCGCTCTCGCGCCTGCGCAGCTATGCCAACGCGGTGGCCGAAGGCGAACGTGCCGAATTGCCCCGCATGGGGCAGCTCAGCGGGCACACCGAGTTCCACGACCTGGCCCAGGCGGTGGAGCGCATGCGCTTGAAGCTGGAAGACAAGGCTTATGTCGAAAGTTATGTGCACACGCTGACGCACGAACTCAAGAGCCCGTTGGCCGCCATTCGCGGTGCTTCCGAGCTGCTCCAGGAGCCCATGGCAGAGGCCGATCAGCGTCGGTTTGCAGGCCATATCCAGCGGCAGACCGAACGCTTGCAGCACCTGATCGACAAGCTGCTGGGCTTGGCGGACGTGGAGCAGATGCGCCGCCTGACGGTGCACGATCCTGTGGATCTGGGCGCACTGACGCAGGAACTGGTGCAAGCGGCAGAGGCGCGCTTGCGGCTGAAGGGTCTGACAGCCCGTCTGGATGTAGGCGCTGACGTGGTGGTGTCAGGTGACCGCTTTCTGATGCAGCAGGCGCTTCAAAACCTGCTGGACAACGCCATCGAGTTCTCTCCGAATGGAGGTGAGCTGGTGGTGACCGTGGGCCTGGACGCCGCCGGCGGATTCGTTGTGTGGTCGGTGCTCGATCAAGGGCCTGGTGTGCCCGACTACGCGATTCACCGGATTTTTGAGCGGTTTTATTCGCTGCCCCGTGGCGACCACCAAGACAAAAGCTCGGGTCTGGGCTTGTGCCTCGTCAAGGAGGTGGCCGAGTTGCACGGGGGCACGGTGAGCGTGCACAACGCCGAGGCGGCGGACGGCTGCGTCGCATCGGTGCACTGGCCTCTCGGCACCTGA
- the creB gene encoding two-component system response regulator CreB — MLPPRILLLEDEPAIADTLIYALRSEGFEVEHVALARDALSAFARQAPDLAILDVGVPDGNGFDVCRVIRKTSELPLVFLTARGEEIDRVLGLELGADDYVTKPFSPREVCARVKAILRRTGAANGVAGAAPLSTAGACGVLQLDETAQRIRCSGEPLALTRYEYLLLATLLKRPQRIFSRSDLMDLVWGDAPDTSERTVDAHIKLVRAKLRVCGLDAELIQTHRNMGYSFQASAS; from the coding sequence ATGCTCCCACCCCGTATCCTGCTTCTTGAAGACGAGCCCGCCATCGCCGACACCCTGATCTACGCTTTGCGCAGCGAAGGGTTTGAGGTGGAGCATGTGGCCTTGGCGCGCGATGCGCTGTCTGCGTTTGCACGGCAGGCCCCCGATTTGGCCATCCTGGATGTGGGTGTGCCCGATGGCAATGGGTTTGACGTGTGTCGCGTGATTCGCAAGACCAGTGAGTTGCCTTTGGTGTTTCTGACCGCGCGGGGTGAAGAGATTGACCGGGTGCTGGGCCTGGAGTTGGGGGCCGATGACTACGTGACCAAGCCGTTTTCTCCGCGTGAAGTGTGTGCGCGGGTGAAGGCGATTTTGCGTCGCACGGGTGCCGCCAATGGGGTTGCGGGTGCTGCGCCACTGAGCACCGCAGGGGCCTGCGGCGTGTTGCAGCTCGACGAAACCGCGCAGCGCATCCGCTGCAGCGGCGAGCCGCTGGCGCTCACGCGCTATGAGTACCTGTTGCTGGCCACCTTGCTCAAGCGCCCACAACGCATCTTCTCCCGCTCGGACCTGATGGATCTGGTCTGGGGTGATGCGCCCGACACCTCGGAGCGCACGGTGGATGCCCACATCAAGCTGGTGCGCGCCAAATTGCGGGTCTGTGGGCTCGATGCGGAGTTGATACAGACGCACCGCAACATGGGCTACTCGTTCCAAGCCTCGGCGAGCTGA
- a CDS encoding YHYH protein: MKNPTTARWIGLLTIVCVVLAACGGGDDDESIYGTTVTSADVKSVEPANFLGAGLASAITTVSCTLSGGTSTNCYKIVTHGAPPDHAVGPFCPTNTSSSGAGMWIENGQTYDLSGEFIKNLATFYSDSNWKMYNTSTGAVTVTDTQALFEAAAIPNTTLNNYCVEGKMSYVGGGISRTLLIPVTPVPLSSTASIDQEGVGVALNGIVMDAPAPVANIKAAYTIAAFDDQGGHINPHTGYHYHAATGASHQVASSDGHAALIGYALDGFGIFALNDTAGSEATDLDTCRGHTDSTRGYHYHVASPGENMHIGCFKGEQGSSS; the protein is encoded by the coding sequence ATGAAAAACCCAACAACGGCTCGCTGGATTGGCCTGCTCACTATCGTTTGCGTCGTGCTCGCTGCCTGCGGAGGGGGTGACGACGACGAGTCAATCTACGGAACGACAGTCACCTCGGCGGACGTCAAATCGGTTGAACCGGCCAACTTCCTTGGCGCAGGCTTGGCCAGCGCCATCACCACCGTGAGCTGTACGCTCTCGGGCGGCACCTCAACGAACTGCTACAAAATCGTCACCCACGGCGCGCCGCCCGATCACGCTGTGGGGCCGTTTTGCCCGACCAATACCAGCTCCAGTGGAGCTGGCATGTGGATCGAAAACGGCCAGACCTATGACCTGAGTGGCGAATTCATCAAAAACCTCGCCACGTTTTACAGCGACAGCAACTGGAAGATGTACAACACCTCCACAGGCGCCGTCACGGTCACCGACACCCAAGCCTTGTTTGAAGCGGCAGCGATTCCGAATACCACCCTCAACAACTACTGCGTAGAAGGCAAGATGTCGTATGTGGGAGGCGGCATTTCACGGACCCTCCTGATCCCGGTCACACCTGTTCCACTCAGCAGCACCGCATCGATTGATCAAGAGGGCGTTGGCGTCGCACTGAACGGCATCGTGATGGATGCCCCGGCCCCGGTTGCCAACATCAAGGCGGCCTACACGATTGCGGCGTTTGACGACCAAGGCGGTCACATCAATCCCCATACCGGCTACCACTACCATGCCGCCACTGGCGCCTCGCACCAGGTTGCCAGCTCCGACGGCCACGCAGCCTTGATCGGCTATGCCCTGGACGGTTTCGGGATCTTCGCCCTGAACGACACAGCCGGCTCGGAAGCCACAGATCTGGACACCTGCCGCGGACACACCGACAGCACCCGCGGCTACCACTACCACGTGGCGAGCCCAGGCGAGAACATGCACATTGGCTGCTTCAAGGGCGAGCAAGGATCTTCCTCTTGA
- a CDS encoding gluconokinase, GntK/IdnK-type — protein MPSDNKSIFLVVMGVSGCGKSSLAQCCSRALQRPMVEGDDFHSEGNLAKMRSGTPLTDADREAWLGLLVEQMHQNPQGAVLTCSALRLRYRDRLRKAIPGLRFIYLALSENQAHERVAARSSHLFPASLVASQFDALEDPSHESGVLRLDATQALAVLEAQAIDWVHGAVDRIQR, from the coding sequence ATGCCATCTGACAATAAATCCATTTTTCTGGTGGTCATGGGCGTGTCCGGGTGTGGGAAGTCCAGTCTTGCGCAGTGCTGTTCCCGTGCACTGCAGCGACCGATGGTGGAAGGCGATGACTTCCACTCAGAAGGCAATCTGGCCAAGATGCGCAGCGGTACGCCATTGACCGATGCGGACCGCGAGGCTTGGCTGGGCTTGCTGGTCGAGCAAATGCACCAAAACCCCCAAGGCGCGGTGCTGACCTGTTCGGCTCTGCGTTTGCGCTACCGCGACCGGCTGCGCAAGGCCATACCCGGTTTGCGTTTCATTTACCTCGCCCTCTCAGAAAACCAGGCTCACGAGCGCGTGGCCGCGCGGTCGTCCCATCTGTTCCCGGCCAGTCTGGTGGCGAGCCAGTTTGACGCGCTGGAAGACCCCAGTCATGAATCAGGTGTGCTTCGGCTGGACGCCACACAGGCGCTGGCGGTCCTGGAGGCTCAGGCCATTGATTGGGTGCATGGGGCGGTCGATCGGATTCAGCGTTGA
- a CDS encoding sugar ABC transporter substrate-binding protein has product MAHAAGTELVIATVNNGHMIEMQKLSPAFEKANPDIKLKWVTLEEGVLRQRVTTDIATKGGQFDIMTIGMYETPIWGKKGWLQELKFDAAYDANDILPSIRDGLSVDGKMFAAPFYGESSMLMYRKDLADKVGVTVPERPTWIQVRDLAAKIHDPKNGVYGICLRGKPGWGDNMALITTMVNTFGGQWFDMKWQPQLESKPWKDAVTFYVDLLTKYGPPGSAANSFNEILALTNSGKCGMWVDATVAASFVSDPKQSKVADQMAFAQAPTAVTPKGANWLWSWALAVPSGSKKVDAAKKFIAWATSKEYIELVGKTNGWATVPTGTRASTYAIPEFVKAARFAPAEKMAIDSANPNDSTLPKSPYVGVQFAAIPEFQAIGSTVGQQMSAALAGQTTVDKALKAGQVAAERQMKKAGYYK; this is encoded by the coding sequence ATGGCCCACGCCGCCGGCACCGAACTCGTCATTGCCACCGTGAACAACGGCCACATGATCGAAATGCAAAAACTCAGCCCTGCGTTCGAAAAAGCCAACCCTGACATCAAGCTCAAGTGGGTCACGCTGGAAGAAGGCGTGCTGCGCCAGCGCGTCACAACCGACATCGCCACCAAAGGCGGCCAGTTTGACATCATGACCATCGGCATGTATGAAACCCCGATCTGGGGCAAGAAAGGCTGGCTGCAAGAACTCAAATTCGACGCCGCCTACGACGCCAATGACATTCTGCCGTCCATCCGCGACGGCCTGTCGGTCGACGGCAAGATGTTTGCCGCGCCCTTCTACGGCGAGAGCTCCATGCTCATGTACCGCAAAGATCTGGCCGACAAAGTTGGCGTGACCGTACCCGAGCGACCCACCTGGATCCAGGTGCGCGACTTGGCTGCCAAAATTCATGATCCCAAGAATGGCGTGTACGGCATCTGCTTGCGCGGCAAGCCAGGCTGGGGCGACAACATGGCCCTGATCACAACCATGGTCAACACCTTTGGTGGCCAGTGGTTTGACATGAAGTGGCAACCCCAGCTGGAAAGCAAGCCCTGGAAAGACGCGGTCACGTTCTACGTCGACCTGCTCACCAAGTACGGCCCTCCCGGCTCAGCTGCCAACAGCTTCAACGAAATCCTGGCGCTGACCAACTCAGGCAAGTGCGGCATGTGGGTGGATGCGACCGTTGCAGCCTCCTTCGTGAGCGACCCCAAGCAGTCCAAAGTGGCGGATCAGATGGCCTTTGCCCAGGCACCTACCGCCGTGACGCCAAAAGGCGCCAACTGGCTGTGGTCATGGGCCCTGGCTGTGCCGTCGGGCTCCAAGAAAGTGGACGCCGCTAAAAAGTTCATCGCCTGGGCCACGTCCAAGGAATACATTGAGCTGGTCGGCAAGACCAATGGCTGGGCCACCGTGCCCACCGGCACCCGCGCGAGCACCTACGCGATCCCTGAGTTCGTGAAGGCAGCCCGTTTCGCACCGGCCGAGAAGATGGCCATCGATTCGGCCAACCCGAACGACTCCACCTTGCCCAAGAGCCCGTATGTTGGCGTGCAATTCGCTGCCATCCCCGAGTTCCAGGCCATCGGCTCCACAGTGGGCCAGCAAATGAGTGCCGCTTTGGCGGGCCAGACCACGGTGGACAAGGCCTTGAAGGCTGGTCAAGTCGCGGCTGAGCGCCAGATGAAGAAGGCTGGCTACTACAAATAA
- a CDS encoding sugar ABC transporter permease gives MNRTLPRLLMAPAVGTLFLWMIVPLVMTIYFSFIQFNLLQPDQSDFIGLENYEYFLTDPSFGAAVWNTIVLLSSVIGITVVVGTLIALLINEPLAGRGLVRILLISPFFVMPTVNALLWKNMMMNPIYGVLAQVWIFFGAEPVDWLTVHPLFSIILMVSWQWLPFATLIFMTALQSMDREQLEASRMDGANYFQQLRYLYIPHLGRSVAVVVMIELIFLLSLFAEIYTTTGGGPGDASTNVAYLIFKQALLNFDAGVASAGALFAVVLANIVGIFMIRMVGKNLDK, from the coding sequence ATGAACCGCACGCTTCCCCGCCTCTTGATGGCTCCCGCCGTCGGCACGCTCTTCCTCTGGATGATCGTGCCTCTGGTGATGACCATCTACTTCTCCTTCATCCAGTTCAATCTGTTGCAGCCGGATCAGTCCGACTTCATCGGGCTGGAGAACTACGAATACTTTCTGACCGACCCGTCGTTTGGCGCGGCCGTTTGGAACACCATCGTGCTGCTGAGCAGCGTGATCGGGATCACCGTGGTCGTCGGCACGCTGATCGCCCTGCTGATCAACGAGCCGCTGGCGGGGCGCGGCTTGGTGCGCATCCTGCTCATCTCGCCCTTCTTTGTCATGCCCACGGTCAACGCGCTGCTGTGGAAAAACATGATGATGAACCCCATTTACGGGGTGCTCGCGCAGGTATGGATCTTCTTCGGCGCGGAGCCAGTGGACTGGTTGACCGTGCACCCGCTGTTCTCCATCATCTTGATGGTGTCGTGGCAGTGGTTGCCCTTTGCCACGCTGATCTTCATGACGGCGCTGCAAAGCATGGACCGTGAGCAGCTCGAAGCTTCGCGCATGGACGGCGCCAATTACTTCCAGCAACTGCGCTACCTCTACATCCCGCACCTGGGTCGCTCAGTGGCCGTGGTGGTGATGATCGAGCTCATTTTCCTGCTCAGCCTGTTCGCCGAGATTTACACCACCACCGGTGGTGGCCCGGGCGATGCGAGCACCAACGTGGCCTACCTGATTTTCAAGCAAGCTTTGTTGAACTTCGATGCGGGCGTGGCATCGGCCGGCGCGCTGTTTGCGGTCGTGCTGGCCAATATTGTGGGGATCTTCATGATCCGCATGGTCGGCAAAAACCTCGACAAATAA
- a CDS encoding carbohydrate ABC transporter permease, with protein sequence MARQSTYTPAYTVRTLGAWGVALLLFFPLGWLMLTAFKTELQAIAVPPELFFTPTLENFYEVNLRSDYLQYAKNSVITSVLSTIIGLMIAAPAAYAMAFYKGKQDKNILMWMLSTKMMPAVGALVPVYVLAQKSHLLDSPVALIIVFTLSNLPIMVWMLYSQFKEIPREILEAARMDGATLWQEARLVLLPLAMGSLASTGLLTLVLAWNEAFWSLNLTAANGGTLATLIASYSSPEGLFWAKLSAASFMAIGPIVVFGWFSQKQLVQGLTFGAVK encoded by the coding sequence ATGGCACGCCAATCTACCTACACACCGGCCTACACCGTTCGCACCCTGGGCGCCTGGGGCGTCGCATTGCTGCTGTTCTTTCCGCTGGGCTGGCTCATGCTGACCGCCTTCAAGACCGAACTGCAAGCCATCGCGGTACCGCCCGAGCTGTTCTTCACCCCCACGCTGGAGAACTTCTACGAGGTCAACTTGCGCAGTGACTACCTGCAGTACGCCAAGAACTCGGTGATCACCAGTGTGCTCTCCACCATCATCGGCCTGATGATCGCCGCACCGGCGGCCTACGCCATGGCCTTCTACAAGGGCAAGCAAGACAAGAACATCCTGATGTGGATGCTGTCGACCAAGATGATGCCTGCCGTGGGCGCGCTGGTCCCGGTCTATGTGCTGGCCCAGAAGAGCCACCTGCTGGACTCGCCCGTTGCGCTGATCATCGTGTTCACGCTGTCCAACCTGCCCATCATGGTCTGGATGCTGTACTCGCAGTTCAAGGAGATCCCGCGCGAGATCCTGGAAGCCGCCCGCATGGACGGCGCCACGCTCTGGCAGGAAGCCCGCCTGGTGCTGCTGCCGTTGGCCATGGGAAGCTTGGCCTCCACCGGTCTCCTGACCCTGGTACTCGCCTGGAACGAGGCGTTCTGGAGCCTGAACCTGACGGCTGCCAATGGCGGCACGCTGGCCACCCTGATCGCAAGCTACTCCAGCCCCGAGGGACTGTTCTGGGCCAAGCTGTCTGCGGCTTCGTTCATGGCCATTGGACCCATCGTTGTGTTCGGCTGGTTCAGCCAGAAGCAGCTGGTGCAGGGCCTGACCTTCGGTGCCGTGAAGTGA